The Stappia sp. genome window below encodes:
- a CDS encoding DUF2478 domain-containing protein — protein MRIAYTMSPGRGDTDLVLARLATGLADAGLRTCGVVQINTERPDTPVCDMDVKVLPEGPVIRISQTLGPGARGCRLDPPALEEAVGLVSARLAAGADVLIVNKFGKHEAGGRGFRDVIADALARDVPVVVGVNGMNERAFLDFTADMATRVDPDADALRAWLDAARLAA, from the coding sequence ATGCGCATCGCCTACACCATGTCGCCCGGACGCGGCGACACCGACCTCGTTCTCGCCCGCCTCGCGACCGGGCTCGCGGACGCGGGCCTGCGGACCTGCGGCGTTGTCCAGATCAACACCGAGCGCCCCGATACGCCGGTCTGCGACATGGACGTGAAGGTGCTGCCCGAGGGCCCCGTCATCCGCATTTCGCAGACGCTCGGCCCCGGCGCGCGCGGCTGCCGGCTGGACCCGCCGGCGCTGGAGGAAGCGGTCGGGCTGGTGTCGGCCCGCCTGGCGGCCGGCGCGGATGTGCTCATCGTCAACAAGTTCGGCAAGCACGAAGCGGGCGGCCGCGGCTTTCGCGACGTGATCGCCGATGCGCTCGCCCGCGACGTGCCCGTCGTCGTGGGCGTCAACGGCATGAACGAGCGCGCCTTTCTCGACTTCACCGCCGATATGGCGACCCGCGTCGACCCGGATGCGGACGCGCTGCGGGCCTGGCTCGACGCCGCGCGGCTCGCCGCCTGA
- a CDS encoding ion transporter, which translates to MREQVTRLVQSKRWEAAIIALIVINAVTLGLETSPAAMAVAGPFLLALDRAVLAVFVVEIALRIYAHRLAFFRDPWSLFDFAVVAVALMPATGPLSVLRALRILRVLRLISMMPSLRRVVGGLVAALPGMGSIVLLLSLVFYVFAVMTTKLYGASFPEWFGTIGRSLYTLFQIMTLESWSMGIVRPVMETYPLSWLLFVPFILCTAFTVLNLFIGVIVSAMQQEHEQTAEADRQAIHDETSVLLAEVRALRKEVQALRGRGEAGDGHPT; encoded by the coding sequence ATGCGGGAGCAGGTGACGCGCCTCGTGCAGTCGAAGCGATGGGAAGCGGCGATCATCGCCCTCATCGTGATCAACGCCGTGACGCTGGGGCTGGAAACGAGCCCGGCGGCGATGGCCGTCGCGGGGCCGTTCCTGCTGGCGCTGGACCGCGCGGTGCTCGCCGTCTTCGTGGTGGAGATCGCGCTCAGGATCTACGCCCACCGGCTCGCCTTCTTCCGCGACCCCTGGAGCCTGTTCGATTTCGCCGTCGTGGCGGTCGCCCTGATGCCGGCAACAGGTCCGCTGTCGGTGCTGCGCGCGCTGCGCATCCTGCGTGTGCTGCGTCTGATCTCGATGATGCCGTCGCTGCGCCGGGTGGTCGGCGGACTGGTCGCGGCCCTGCCCGGCATGGGCTCCATCGTGCTTCTGCTGTCGCTGGTCTTCTATGTCTTCGCCGTGATGACGACGAAGCTCTATGGCGCGTCCTTCCCCGAATGGTTCGGCACCATCGGGCGCTCGCTCTACACGCTGTTCCAGATCATGACGCTGGAAAGCTGGTCGATGGGCATCGTCCGCCCGGTGATGGAGACCTATCCGCTCTCCTGGCTGCTGTTCGTGCCCTTCATCCTGTGCACCGCCTTCACGGTGTTGAACCTCTTCATCGGTGTCATCGTCTCCGCCATGCAGCAGGAGCACGAACAGACCGCCGAGGCCGACCGGCAGGCGATCCACGACGAGACGAGCGTGCTGCTCGCCGAGGTGCGCGCGCTCCGGAAGGAAGTGCAGGCCCTGCGCGGCCGGGGCGAAGCGGGGGACGGGCACCCGACGTGA
- a CDS encoding lanthionine synthetase LanC family protein → MSDDASGMRGAFVLNADVELTPVSAFSPEMRRSLGGAETDVVLSRLRGRVTSERITRATADLLEVFRAPHAIAAAILAYARKTGADPQAILARVGGLLSDFVDAEVLVPPDSIAAAPDLPARLAEAFPDFTLLALLADSSDCAVARMRDAQGIDRVIKWQHGTPVGGGLEREARAYAHLAERAPDLVARHRCLGVRGAGPALALDPLEGVTLAAWLANRQEMPARAALARALAGAYARLHAAEVLHGDIHPKNILVDPAQDAGRDAAPGVRLVDFGAAVVAGDHPPGGRLGVQSYFEPEALAARRDGGAIAGSSAAGEQYGVATLIFEVVTGTPPLDLSLEQAESARQIVEEDPRPFAAFGLDWPPVEQVLRQALAKSPSARFSSMADFNEALSDALAQAPRCVPPPPSSAPSSALADPLAHVWLPTLATLEGWEADFAEPGAAAIYDGMAGAALALLERGRTREDARLVAAADLWIERARLAGDWPHGWRPLHDLATPEGLLQRPLGLDLIQYRLVASTGESETAERCLSEIVAAARRAAARDPADPQAVIDVTGGQASVLAAIGMLLLGEDAPTGPARADLLASGAALAAQIEPLLAGFAEDPVAGSGPRYLGFAHGVAGALFAVLLFRKAAGRAPEPLDAAVLAGLTARSRVGAKGRFWPVEAGEVAPSDGWPGWCHGSAGHVLLFTAAFRVFAETAFLDVAREAACHALSGQARAGDSLCCGRIGIALALCELARADARMAEDPALAELLASYGPDRHPADRGVAGLGLFKGRGGRLLLPASDAERATARFPLYSPTLFETPAG, encoded by the coding sequence ATGAGCGACGACGCCTCCGGCATGCGCGGGGCCTTCGTGCTGAACGCGGACGTCGAACTGACGCCGGTCAGCGCGTTTTCGCCGGAGATGCGCCGCAGCCTCGGCGGGGCGGAAACCGACGTCGTCCTGTCGCGTCTGCGCGGGCGGGTCACCTCGGAGCGCATCACGCGCGCCACCGCCGACCTGCTGGAGGTCTTTCGCGCGCCCCATGCGATTGCCGCCGCCATCCTCGCCTACGCCCGGAAAACCGGGGCCGATCCCCAGGCGATCCTGGCGCGTGTCGGCGGGCTTTTGTCGGACTTCGTGGATGCCGAGGTGCTGGTGCCGCCGGACAGCATCGCCGCCGCCCCCGACCTTCCGGCGCGGCTGGCCGAGGCCTTTCCGGACTTCACGCTGCTTGCGTTGCTTGCCGACAGTTCCGACTGCGCCGTTGCCCGCATGCGCGACGCGCAAGGCATCGACCGCGTGATCAAATGGCAGCACGGAACGCCGGTCGGCGGCGGGCTCGAGCGGGAGGCGCGGGCCTATGCGCATCTCGCCGAGCGCGCACCGGACCTCGTCGCGCGCCATCGGTGTCTCGGGGTGCGCGGGGCGGGGCCGGCGCTCGCGCTGGACCCGCTTGAGGGCGTGACGCTGGCCGCCTGGCTGGCCAACCGTCAGGAGATGCCGGCGCGCGCGGCGCTGGCCCGCGCTCTGGCCGGGGCCTATGCCCGCCTGCATGCGGCGGAGGTGCTGCATGGCGACATTCACCCCAAGAACATCCTGGTCGATCCGGCCCAAGACGCGGGTCGGGATGCCGCGCCGGGCGTGCGCCTCGTGGATTTCGGCGCGGCCGTTGTCGCCGGGGACCACCCGCCGGGCGGGCGGCTCGGCGTCCAGTCCTATTTCGAACCCGAAGCGCTGGCGGCCCGGCGCGATGGCGGCGCGATCGCCGGCTCAAGCGCGGCCGGTGAGCAATATGGCGTCGCGACCCTGATCTTCGAGGTGGTGACCGGCACGCCGCCGCTGGATCTGTCGCTGGAACAGGCGGAAAGCGCGCGCCAGATCGTCGAGGAGGACCCGCGCCCCTTCGCCGCCTTCGGTCTCGACTGGCCACCGGTCGAGCAGGTCTTGCGACAGGCGCTGGCGAAATCCCCGTCGGCGCGGTTTTCCTCCATGGCGGACTTTAACGAGGCGCTGTCCGATGCGCTGGCGCAGGCGCCCCGATGTGTGCCTCCGCCACCGTCGTCCGCTCCGTCCTCCGCGCTGGCCGATCCGCTTGCCCACGTCTGGCTGCCCACGCTCGCGACGCTGGAGGGCTGGGAGGCGGATTTCGCCGAACCGGGCGCGGCCGCGATCTATGACGGCATGGCGGGCGCGGCACTCGCGCTGCTGGAGCGCGGGAGGACCCGCGAGGACGCCCGCCTGGTGGCGGCCGCCGATCTGTGGATCGAGCGTGCGCGCCTTGCGGGCGACTGGCCGCATGGCTGGCGTCCCTTGCACGACCTCGCAACGCCCGAAGGCCTGCTGCAGCGCCCCCTCGGTCTCGATCTCATCCAGTATCGCCTCGTCGCCTCGACCGGCGAGAGCGAGACGGCGGAGCGCTGCCTGTCGGAGATCGTCGCAGCCGCGCGGCGGGCGGCTGCCCGCGATCCCGCCGACCCGCAGGCGGTGATCGATGTCACCGGCGGCCAGGCCAGCGTGCTGGCGGCCATCGGCATGCTGCTTCTTGGCGAAGACGCGCCGACCGGCCCGGCGCGGGCCGATCTGCTGGCGTCGGGCGCGGCCCTTGCGGCGCAGATCGAACCGCTGCTTGCGGGCTTCGCCGAGGATCCCGTCGCCGGGTCTGGCCCGCGCTACCTCGGCTTCGCGCATGGCGTGGCCGGGGCGCTCTTCGCCGTCCTGCTGTTCCGCAAGGCGGCGGGCCGAGCGCCCGAGCCACTGGACGCCGCCGTGCTGGCCGGGCTGACCGCGCGTTCCCGCGTCGGCGCAAAAGGGCGCTTCTGGCCGGTCGAGGCCGGGGAGGTTGCCCCCTCCGATGGCTGGCCGGGCTGGTGTCACGGCAGTGCGGGTCATGTGCTGCTGTTCACGGCGGCGTTTCGGGTGTTCGCGGAGACCGCGTTTCTCGATGTCGCCCGGGAGGCGGCGTGTCATGCGCTCTCCGGTCAGGCGCGCGCCGGCGACAGTCTGTGCTGCGGGCGCATCGGCATCGCCCTGGCGCTCTGTGAGCTGGCGCGGGCGGACGCGCGCATGGCCGAGGATCCGGCGCTGGCGGAGCTTCTGGCCAGCTACGGCCCGGATCGGCACCCGGCAGACCGGGGAGTCGCGGGGCTCGGGCTCTTCAAGGGGCGCGGCGGACGGCTGCTCCTGCCTGCCTCGGACGCGGAGCGGGCGACGGCGCGCTTTCCGCTCTACTCGCCGACGCTGTTCGAGACGCCCGCCGGGTGA
- a CDS encoding DUF2161 family putative PD-(D/E)XK-type phosphodiesterase: protein MANILETDLYPPIKAFLAAQGYEVKAEVGAADVVARRGTEDPVIVELKTGFSLGLFHQAIARQSITDSVYVAVPRLAGRRFQAALKNNLKLARRLGLGLITVRLSDALVEVHLDPAPFTPRKSKPRKDRLLREFARRVGDPNTGGSTRVALVTAYRQDALRCAAHLDANGPSRGAEVARATGVARATRLMADDHYGWFERVDRGVYALTPKGAAALPGLAGLAALPAVAKNAE, encoded by the coding sequence ATGGCCAACATCCTGGAAACAGACCTCTATCCTCCGATCAAGGCCTTTCTCGCGGCGCAGGGCTACGAGGTGAAGGCGGAAGTCGGCGCCGCCGATGTCGTCGCCCGCCGGGGCACGGAGGATCCCGTGATCGTCGAGCTGAAAACGGGGTTCAGCTTGGGTCTTTTTCATCAGGCGATCGCGCGGCAGTCGATCACCGATTCCGTCTATGTGGCGGTCCCCCGGCTGGCGGGCCGCAGATTTCAGGCAGCCCTGAAGAACAATCTCAAGCTCGCCCGCCGCCTTGGCCTCGGGCTGATCACGGTGCGCCTGTCGGACGCGCTGGTCGAAGTGCATCTGGATCCCGCCCCGTTCACCCCGCGCAAGTCGAAACCGCGCAAGGACCGCTTGCTGAGGGAGTTCGCCCGCCGGGTCGGCGACCCGAACACCGGGGGCTCGACACGGGTCGCCCTGGTAACCGCCTATCGGCAGGACGCGCTGCGCTGCGCCGCCCATCTCGACGCGAATGGCCCCAGCCGGGGCGCGGAGGTGGCCAGGGCGACCGGCGTGGCCCGCGCGACACGACTGATGGCCGACGATCATTACGGCTGGTTCGAACGGGTGGACCGCGGCGTCTATGCGTTGACCCCGAAGGGCGCCGCCGCGCTTCCCGGCTTGGCCGGCTTGGCCGCCCTGCCCGCCGTGGCGAAGAACGCGGAATAG
- a CDS encoding YigZ family protein: protein MTITREYEGYLEDRKSRFLAHLVPLAAFDARLEELRKQHRKANHIVTAHRRLLDDGRIEESARDDGEPAGTSGMPTLKVLQGAHLVDCAVLIVRYFGGVKLGGVKLGGGGLARAYSGAAQTAIANARLVPFQRRSTRRVSADFAGTAELEGRVAHLGLTVIAREFTADGVTLTLEGPEDALNELDD, encoded by the coding sequence ATGACGATAACCCGCGAATACGAGGGCTATCTGGAAGACCGGAAATCCCGGTTTCTGGCGCATCTGGTGCCGCTCGCCGCGTTCGACGCCCGCCTGGAGGAGTTGCGCAAGCAACACCGCAAGGCCAATCACATCGTCACCGCGCATCGCCGGCTTCTGGACGACGGCCGCATCGAGGAAAGCGCCAGGGACGACGGCGAGCCGGCCGGCACCTCCGGCATGCCGACGCTGAAAGTCCTGCAGGGCGCGCATCTGGTCGATTGCGCGGTGCTGATCGTGCGCTATTTCGGCGGCGTGAAGCTCGGCGGCGTGAAGCTCGGCGGCGGCGGTCTGGCGCGCGCCTATTCCGGGGCCGCGCAGACCGCGATCGCCAACGCCCGGCTTGTGCCCTTCCAGCGGCGGTCGACGCGCCGCGTCAGCGCGGATTTCGCCGGCACCGCCGAGCTTGAGGGTCGCGTCGCTCACCTCGGGCTGACGGTGATCGCCCGCGAGTTCACCGCCGACGGCGTGACGCTCACCCTCGAGGGACCGGAGGACGCCCTCAACGAGCTGGACGACTGA
- a CDS encoding 2'-deoxycytidine 5'-triphosphate deaminase, whose translation MTATDQGILPAQALETMFAQGAITSPRQPDGDQIQPASLDLRLGPLAYRVRASFLPGAGAKVMDKLDRLKLHAFDLTRGAVLETGCVYIVPLMEGLALPDDVSATTNPKSSTGRLDVFTRVITDEGRAFDTVPAGYRGPLYAEISPRTFPVLVREGSRLSQIRFRKGAPTVPDAELQAVHLAQELVSGGDTAIAGGVHLTIDLQGEGPGSLIGYRGKRHTGVIDMDAKAAQDPLDFWEPIVNRGEAALILDPNEFYILVSREAVHVPPLFAAEMVPFDPLVGEFRVHYAGFFDPGFGHSEIGGGGSRAVLEVRSHEVPFIVEHGQTVGRLVYEHMQERPRTLYGEGIGSNYQGQALKLSKHFRASV comes from the coding sequence ATGACCGCAACCGACCAGGGCATCCTTCCCGCACAGGCGCTCGAAACCATGTTCGCGCAGGGCGCGATCACTTCGCCTCGCCAGCCGGATGGCGACCAGATCCAGCCCGCGAGCCTCGATCTGCGGCTCGGGCCGCTCGCCTACCGGGTGCGCGCCAGCTTTCTGCCCGGCGCGGGCGCGAAGGTGATGGACAAGCTCGACCGGCTGAAGCTCCACGCCTTCGACCTGACGCGCGGCGCGGTGCTCGAAACCGGCTGCGTCTACATCGTCCCGCTGATGGAGGGGCTGGCGCTGCCGGACGACGTGTCGGCCACCACCAACCCGAAGAGCTCCACCGGACGGCTCGACGTCTTCACCCGCGTCATCACCGACGAGGGCCGCGCCTTCGACACGGTGCCGGCCGGCTATCGCGGCCCGCTCTACGCCGAAATCAGCCCGCGCACCTTTCCCGTGCTGGTGCGCGAGGGCTCCAGGCTGTCGCAGATCCGCTTCCGCAAGGGCGCGCCGACGGTGCCCGACGCCGAGCTTCAGGCCGTGCATCTGGCGCAGGAACTCGTCTCCGGCGGCGACACGGCGATCGCCGGCGGGGTGCATCTCACCATCGACCTTCAGGGCGAGGGGCCGGGCAGCCTGATCGGCTATCGCGGCAAGCGCCACACCGGCGTGATCGACATGGACGCCAAGGCCGCGCAGGACCCGCTCGACTTCTGGGAGCCCATCGTCAACCGCGGCGAGGCGGCGCTCATCCTCGATCCCAACGAGTTCTACATCCTCGTCTCGCGCGAGGCGGTGCATGTGCCGCCGCTCTTCGCGGCCGAGATGGTGCCCTTCGATCCGCTGGTCGGCGAGTTCCGGGTGCATTACGCGGGCTTCTTCGATCCCGGCTTCGGACATTCCGAGATCGGCGGCGGCGGCTCGCGCGCCGTGCTCGAGGTGCGCTCGCACGAGGTGCCCTTCATCGTCGAGCACGGCCAGACCGTCGGCCGGCTCGTTTACGAACACATGCAGGAACGCCCGCGCACGCTCTACGGCGAGGGCATCGGCTCCAACTACCAGGGCCAGGCGCTGAAACTGTCGAAACACTTCCGGGCAAGCGTCTGA
- a CDS encoding AAA family ATPase, with product MRFDRLDLLRYGHLSACSLRFRPDARLHLVYGPNEAGKSTVLAAISDLLFGFPHQTSSDFLHEASSLRIAATLRNRAGETLAFRRRKGRKNTLLADSDAEEALRDDALVPFLGGATREIFERSFGLGSEGLREGGKAMLDGADGEEGVLFAAATGLHGVRNLRADLAAEADAIFAPRASRDRLFYQAKDRYDAAKQEEKERELRAAEWKALNDAIAEAQAAHEEADARFRETSRKAERLQRLIDLEPVLSELAAGERALAAYDDLAEVTHRRAEELSTRLEARERTGTTLAEAERAAQEALAARAAISVDADLLSRAEAIGDLVSQIGAYRERCKDLPRVAAQADAETADLADRMRRLGLGHLAPETQALAAHQPDEAGLTDLAERIAEGERFNANQERLARQLTSERSDLEEVMRAHEAGEIADPAPLRARFEAMGEDLRALERTQEMAAEHRTARRRLSEAAGRLAPPVADLDALARAPLPDVDALLALRTRARELAEARRRAGERLRELEGEAHRLRAVVADADAGGAVPSPEAIAAARQARDAAFEALRAPAAGPQTPDGGVAGDVARDGDGDGNAARLARYLALRAEADRLADRAVAEADRVSRHLADRSRLADLGASLETQRAEIDRLAAAHDGLRADLTAAFEGAGIVPGTADEMVDWRRAVETLLGEREGVARLGDRLAEARAREAETGARLAGIARTLGIDPELDGGQEAGRPVPVAALARQVGEALRRRTERFSDLRERTARRVDIQTRIDRLEAERAALAADLETWETRFTAALKRVGQPPETGLAAAAVVLDLWRDLPERVTRRDQTARRVAGMRRDNAAFEARVRELVAACAPDLVDEAPDRALTHVRTRLEAARTARTLWEAADRAVAETTAARETARHARDAAHAALTDEVARLPEALRGHDLADLVARLARRDALAEAVAQSAARFEAMARGETREAIAAELAAFNAEEARVALDVLEAEKQERIEALKEAHSRTRACEAEKERRAQAGGAEGAAFARAAAEAEMTAAGRDWLVLKLAETLLSAAMERHRAAQGNPVLERAGSLLADLTGGAFTGLDQSFDADDRPRLLALRGTGERVGVDGLSEGTCDQLYLALRLATLLDYAARAEPLPFIGDDLFQTFDDARTAAGLRALARLADTVQPILFTHHRSVVEIARAELGDTVDLLELA from the coding sequence ATGCGCTTCGACCGTCTCGATCTCCTGCGCTACGGGCATCTGAGCGCCTGCAGCCTGCGCTTTCGCCCCGATGCGCGCCTGCATCTCGTCTATGGCCCCAACGAGGCCGGCAAGAGCACGGTGCTGGCGGCGATTTCCGATCTGTTGTTCGGCTTCCCGCACCAGACATCCTCCGATTTCCTGCATGAGGCGTCGAGCCTGCGTATCGCCGCGACCCTGCGCAACCGGGCGGGCGAGACACTCGCGTTCCGTCGCCGCAAGGGCCGCAAGAACACGCTGCTCGCCGACAGCGACGCCGAAGAGGCCCTGCGCGACGATGCGCTGGTGCCCTTTCTGGGCGGCGCGACGCGGGAGATCTTCGAGCGCAGTTTCGGTCTGGGGTCCGAAGGCTTGCGCGAAGGCGGCAAGGCGATGCTCGACGGCGCGGACGGGGAGGAGGGGGTGCTGTTCGCCGCCGCCACCGGCCTGCACGGCGTGCGTAACCTGCGCGCCGACCTCGCCGCGGAGGCGGACGCGATCTTCGCGCCCCGCGCATCGCGCGACCGTCTCTTCTATCAGGCGAAGGATCGCTACGACGCGGCGAAGCAGGAGGAAAAGGAGCGCGAGCTGCGCGCCGCCGAGTGGAAGGCCCTCAACGACGCCATCGCCGAGGCGCAGGCCGCGCACGAGGAGGCCGACGCGCGGTTTCGCGAGACCAGCCGCAAGGCGGAGCGTCTTCAGCGGCTCATCGATCTGGAGCCCGTGTTGAGCGAACTCGCCGCGGGCGAGCGGGCGCTTGCCGCCTACGACGATCTCGCGGAGGTGACACACCGACGCGCGGAGGAACTTTCGACGCGGCTGGAGGCGCGGGAGCGCACCGGGACGACGCTCGCCGAGGCCGAGCGGGCGGCACAGGAGGCGCTTGCCGCCCGCGCCGCCATTTCGGTCGACGCGGATCTTCTCTCCCGCGCCGAGGCCATCGGCGACCTGGTGTCGCAGATCGGCGCCTATCGCGAGCGCTGCAAGGATCTGCCGCGCGTCGCCGCCCAGGCCGACGCGGAAACGGCGGATCTGGCGGACCGGATGCGCCGGCTGGGGCTGGGACATCTGGCGCCCGAGACGCAGGCGCTCGCCGCTCATCAGCCCGACGAGGCGGGCCTGACGGATCTGGCCGAGCGCATCGCCGAAGGCGAGCGGTTCAACGCAAACCAGGAGCGGCTTGCCCGGCAACTGACGTCGGAGCGCTCAGACCTCGAAGAGGTCATGCGCGCCCACGAGGCGGGGGAGATCGCCGATCCCGCCCCCTTGCGCGCCCGCTTCGAGGCGATGGGGGAGGATCTGCGCGCGCTGGAGCGCACGCAGGAGATGGCCGCCGAGCATCGCACGGCGCGCCGCAGACTGTCGGAGGCGGCGGGCCGGCTTGCGCCGCCGGTTGCCGACCTCGATGCGCTGGCCCGCGCGCCGCTGCCCGATGTGGATGCCCTGCTTGCCCTGCGCACCCGTGCCAGAGAGCTGGCCGAGGCGCGCCGGCGTGCGGGCGAGCGCCTGCGCGAGCTGGAGGGCGAGGCGCATCGCCTGCGCGCGGTCGTTGCGGACGCCGATGCAGGCGGCGCGGTTCCCTCGCCCGAGGCGATCGCGGCCGCCCGGCAGGCGCGCGACGCGGCGTTCGAGGCCCTGCGCGCGCCAGCGGCCGGACCGCAGACACCGGACGGGGGCGTGGCTGGGGACGTGGCCAGAGACGGAGACGGAGACGGGAATGCGGCGCGGCTTGCGCGCTATCTCGCCCTTCGCGCGGAGGCCGACCGTCTTGCCGACCGTGCCGTCGCCGAGGCCGACCGGGTGTCGCGTCATCTTGCCGACCGCAGCCGGCTTGCGGACCTGGGGGCAAGCCTCGAGACGCAACGCGCCGAGATCGACCGGCTGGCGGCGGCGCACGACGGCTTGCGCGCCGACCTGACCGCGGCTTTCGAGGGCGCGGGCATCGTGCCGGGCACGGCGGACGAGATGGTCGACTGGCGACGGGCGGTCGAAACGCTGCTCGGCGAGCGCGAGGGGGTGGCCCGTCTCGGAGACCGGCTGGCCGAGGCACGCGCCCGCGAGGCGGAAACGGGGGCACGCCTTGCCGGGATCGCGCGAACGCTCGGCATCGATCCGGAGCTGGACGGCGGGCAGGAGGCCGGTCGGCCGGTCCCGGTGGCCGCGCTTGCCCGTCAGGTCGGGGAGGCGTTGCGTCGCCGCACCGAGCGCTTTTCGGATCTGCGCGAACGCACGGCGCGTCGCGTCGATATCCAGACGCGCATCGACCGGCTGGAGGCGGAGCGCGCCGCGCTGGCCGCCGATCTCGAGACCTGGGAAACGCGGTTCACCGCCGCCCTCAAACGTGTCGGGCAGCCGCCGGAGACGGGGCTTGCGGCGGCCGCCGTCGTGCTCGACCTGTGGCGGGATCTGCCGGAGCGCGTGACGCGGCGCGACCAGACCGCACGGCGGGTCGCCGGCATGCGCCGCGACAATGCGGCCTTCGAGGCGCGGGTGCGCGAGCTGGTGGCCGCCTGCGCGCCCGATCTGGTCGACGAGGCGCCCGACCGCGCGCTGACGCATGTGCGCACGCGGCTGGAGGCGGCGCGGACGGCGCGCACCCTGTGGGAAGCCGCAGACCGCGCCGTGGCGGAAACGACGGCCGCAAGGGAGACGGCCCGCCACGCCCGCGACGCGGCGCATGCCGCGTTGACGGACGAGGTGGCGCGCCTGCCCGAAGCCCTGCGCGGGCACGACCTCGCCGACCTCGTGGCGCGTCTGGCGCGCCGCGACGCCCTCGCCGAGGCGGTGGCGCAGAGCGCGGCGCGCTTCGAGGCCATGGCGCGGGGGGAAACGCGGGAGGCGATCGCCGCGGAGCTTGCGGCGTTCAACGCCGAGGAAGCCCGTGTCGCGCTGGACGTGCTCGAGGCCGAGAAACAGGAGCGCATCGAGGCGCTCAAGGAGGCGCATTCCCGAACCCGGGCCTGCGAGGCGGAGAAGGAGCGGCGCGCGCAGGCCGGCGGCGCGGAAGGGGCGGCCTTCGCCCGGGCGGCCGCCGAGGCGGAGATGACGGCGGCGGGACGCGACTGGCTGGTGCTCAAGCTCGCGGAGACGCTGCTTTCGGCGGCCATGGAGCGCCATCGCGCGGCGCAGGGCAACCCGGTCCTGGAGCGCGCCGGGAGCCTGCTGGCGGATCTGACCGGCGGCGCCTTCACCGGTCTCGACCAGTCTTTCGACGCGGACGACCGGCCCCGGCTGCTGGCGCTTCGCGGCACGGGCGAACGCGTCGGCGTCGACGGTCTGAGCGAGGGGACGTGCGACCAGCTCTATCTCGCCCTGCGGCTCGCGACCCTGCTGGACTACGCCGCGCGTGCGGAGCCGCTTCCCTTCATCGGCGACGATCTGTTCCAGACCTTCGACGACGCGCGAACGGCCGCCGGCCTGCGCGCGCTCGCCCGGCTGGCCGACACGGTGCAGCCGATCCTCTTCACCCACCACCGCAGCGTTGTGGAGATCGCGCGGGCTGAGCTCGGCGACACGGTCGATCTGCTCGAACTGGCATAA
- a CDS encoding I78 family peptidase inhibitor — protein MNIVISLTEALPALVACRTVADDAVYPGIYSQVFGPADPAACERFIADNCGKPGEASMSADAGALRLAGAIAAATNTVADLVGRPLRVYTTGDLLTDDYVPDRVNIEQDATGVIVKIWFG, from the coding sequence ATGAATATCGTGATTTCGTTGACGGAGGCCTTGCCCGCCCTCGTTGCCTGCCGCACCGTCGCTGACGATGCGGTCTATCCGGGCATCTATTCCCAGGTCTTCGGGCCGGCCGACCCGGCGGCCTGCGAACGGTTCATCGCGGACAATTGCGGCAAGCCGGGGGAAGCGTCGATGTCCGCCGATGCGGGGGCTTTGCGCCTGGCCGGTGCAATTGCCGCCGCGACGAACACGGTCGCCGATCTCGTCGGGCGCCCGCTGCGCGTCTACACGACCGGCGATCTGCTCACCGACGATTACGTTCCCGACCGGGTGAACATCGAACAGGACGCCACCGGCGTGATCGTGAAGATCTGGTTCGGCTAG